Below is a window of Longimicrobium terrae DNA.
GCGCAGTTCCTGGGCGCGCTGGCGACCGCGCTGGTTGTGGCGGCAATGGAGGAACTGCTCTTTCGCGGTGCGTTCTTTGGCGGATTGCGAAAGGTGGTGCCCTGGGGCGCGGCCGTGGCGGGGAGCAGCGCGGTGTACGCCATCGTCCACTTCATGGGCCGCCCCGCGAATCCGCCGGTGGTGGACTGGACCGCCGGCCTGCGCGTGCTTCCCGGAATGCTGGCGGGGATGACGGCGCTGCACACGCTCTTTCCCGCGTTTCTGAGCTTGGCGCTGGCGGGAACCATTCTGGCGCTGGCGTACCACTGGACGGGCGAACTGTCCGCATCCATCGGCATCCACGCGGGGTGGATCTTCTGGCTCAAGTACTATGGGATGATTACTCGCGGCGCGCCCGGCGCGGATCCCTGGTTCTGGGGGAGCCGCAAGCTGGTGGATGGATGGCTGGCATTCATCGCCATCGTCGTCGTGCTGGGGATCGTGCTGCTGATGGCCAGGCGCGGCAGAATCACCGCCGCGCGCTGAGCGTCCGCGGCGCTCCGGAACAAACGGCTCCGCGCCAGGGTTGGCGCGGAGCCGTTCCGTTTCAGGGAGGCCTCTCGCGGGAGACCGTCCCCGTTCAGGCGGTTCGTTTCGCGTTGTTCCCTCCCCCGTCCGTGCGCCGAGTTTCACGCGCGGATACCCGACTCCAGCCCACCTGACGCACTCACGCACTGGCTTTCTGTCCGAACTCCGCGTCCAGCTCATCTGTGGCGCGGCGGGAGCGCTCTTCCCGAGCCACGTCCCGGACCCGTTTCCGGACACTGCTTACGCTCACGTTCCTGCCCCGCTAGTATCCCCGCAGTCTGGTCTCAACGTCCACCTTGAGACTTTCCGCGGGTTTACTTATACGTTAACTTCGGATGCGTGAGATCGTTTTCTACCGCACGCCGTCCGGCCGGTCACCGGTGCAGGATTTTCTCGATGACCTCAGCCCCGATGCGGCAGACAGGATTGGGGATACGCTGCAAGCCATTGCCACGTCGGACCAGATCTCGGCGCAGGTGCTGAAGAAGCTGGCGGGCACGGATGGATTGTGGGAACTGCGCATCCGGCATGATGGCAGCGCATTCCGCCTGCTGAGCTTCTGGGATGGAACGCGGATCATCGTGCTTCTCTCCGCGTTCTCAAAGAAGTCGGAGAAAACTCCCGTTCTGGAGATTCAGGTGGCCCAGCGCCGCCGCCGCGACTACGTGAACCGGAAGGGCCACAATGGATGATCTGGACCGGTACATCGCCCACCGCGCCGCATGGGATCCCGAGTTCGCCGAAGGGTCCGAGCGCCGCCGCCGCGCGTTCAGAATTGGATTCATGCTGCAGCAGGCGCGGCTCAAGGCCGGGCTGACGCAGCGCGAAGTCGCGGAGCGGCTGGGGACGAACAAGTCGGCCATCAGCCGCATGGAGAACCACGCCGCTGACATCGGCCTCTCCACGCTGCAGCGCTACGCCGAGGCGGTCGGCTGCATCCTTGCGCTGGAACTGCGCCCCGAGGCGGAGGGCTGGATTCCGCGCGTGCAGGCCGCCCTTGCCAAGGAGGGACCGCACGCCCCGGAACACGCCGCCACCGGCGACTAGCGTCCATCGCGGCGCAGACGGGGGAGGCCGCCAGCACCCGAACCCGGCCGGCGGCGTTCCGGCGAGACTTTTCACGACAGCAGCCAATCACATGGCCACCAGACTCGACAAGCCGATCAAACGCGAGTTGGAGATCGAGGGGCACACCTACACCGTCACCCTTGCGCCTGATGGAGTGAAGGTGGTGGAAAAGGGGAAGCGGAAGGGCGTATCGGTCTCGTGGCAGGCCTTTGTGAGCGGTGATGCGGCGCTCGCGGCGGAACTCCGGGCCTCTCTCGACGCGCTTCCCGCGAAGTAAGGGTCGCGCCGCAGGCCGTGCGCACCTGATCCGTGATCGCGTCTGTCGGAAAGCGGATGCTATTCATTGCTCCACGACCTGACGCGGTTTCCCGGAATGCGTGGGCTGTGGATTCGGAATCCGTTGTGCAGGTTGAACATGAGGGTCGCGCCGCAGGCCGTGCGCACCTGATCCGTGATCGCGTCTGTCGGAAAGCGGATGCTATTCATTGCTCCACGACCTGACGCGGTTTCCCGGAATGCGTGGGCTGTGGATTCGGAATCCGTTGTGCAGGTTGAACATGGCGGAACTGAGGCTCGCCAAGGCGCGCTCCCAACACGCCAGCACCCGGACTGCTTTCCGGACGTAACTTGACGAATGGCAGGGAGATGAGCGATCGTCCAGAGCGTAACCACCCAAGGAGACCGCGCATGTCGATCAACGTCAGAAAGCTTGGATCCCTGCTTCGCCGCCCCGCCGCCCGCCTCCGTGGTAGGCGCAACGATGACTTGTTGCTCTTCAGCACCGAAGAGAACGCCACGCGCCTGCGCGAAGCCCTCGCGGATTCGCGCGCGGACCGCAACATGATTCCGCTCTCAGTCGCAGCGCTCCCCCGTCCGGAGTGGATGTCGGACGATCAGTTCGGCGATCTCACAAGGGCTTTTACCA
It encodes the following:
- a CDS encoding type II toxin-antitoxin system RelE/ParE family toxin, with the protein product MREIVFYRTPSGRSPVQDFLDDLSPDAADRIGDTLQAIATSDQISAQVLKKLAGTDGLWELRIRHDGSAFRLLSFWDGTRIIVLLSAFSKKSEKTPVLEIQVAQRRRRDYVNRKGHNG
- a CDS encoding CPBP family intramembrane glutamic endopeptidase encodes the protein MPHAADERQGRPLAAMLLYLAFVFAGGALLAPWLYHAVQALAEGNRGLEEVASTPFARYVNRALLGMALVGLPFFLRGAGIRRWRHVGVAPGLIQWRRFAAGFGLGFTSLAMVCAIALAAGGRDLRPRGAGELAAQFLGALATALVVAAMEELLFRGAFFGGLRKVVPWGAAVAGSSAVYAIVHFMGRPANPPVVDWTAGLRVLPGMLAGMTALHTLFPAFLSLALAGTILALAYHWTGELSASIGIHAGWIFWLKYYGMITRGAPGADPWFWGSRKLVDGWLAFIAIVVVLGIVLLMARRGRITAAR
- a CDS encoding helix-turn-helix domain-containing protein, producing MDDLDRYIAHRAAWDPEFAEGSERRRRAFRIGFMLQQARLKAGLTQREVAERLGTNKSAISRMENHAADIGLSTLQRYAEAVGCILALELRPEAEGWIPRVQAALAKEGPHAPEHAATGD